Proteins from one Cyprinus carpio isolate SPL01 chromosome B15, ASM1834038v1, whole genome shotgun sequence genomic window:
- the LOC109096116 gene encoding LOW QUALITY PROTEIN: class A basic helix-loop-helix protein 9-like (The sequence of the model RefSeq protein was modified relative to this genomic sequence to represent the inferred CDS: substituted 1 base at 1 genomic stop codon) — protein sequence MSLGSTSTESEITYHXFKNITVTMIDDCSSESPSKNRSERSVSSSLSDTEGFKAAKRRTRPKRSKARRAAANIRERKRILDYNQAFNALRTVLKHDLSGKRLSKIATLRRAIHRISTLSLYLRTHSDTEPHTPRCTQTECYRQPEENVSLPRKTGTFQEPMENYIPHQPEPLTVSPEIPGILYQDISNSVPSSHYSHCATNSQVHVSHGCYSHHWEEQSSDYYSGGSGYQHGTRVTCHQNHMDTYADSANPSLAWQLGYLQYHGYQQSLSMH from the coding sequence ATGAGTCTGGGCAGCACCAGTACAGAATCTGAAATTACATACCATTAGTTCAAGAATATTACTGTGACAATGATAGACGACTGTAGCAGCGAAAGCCCTTCGAAGAATCGTTCAGAGCGCTCGGTGTCATCCAGCCTCAGTGACACAGAGGGCTTCAAAGCAGCTAAGAGGCGTACTCGACCTAAGCGGTCCAAAGCACGGAGAGCCGCTGCCAATATTCGAGAGAGGAAGCGCATCCTGGACTACAACCAGGCCTTCAATGCCTTGCGCACTGTCCTCAAACATGACCTTAGCGGAAAGCGTCTATCCAAGATCGCCACTCTCCGCCGTGCCATCCACCGCATTTCAACACTGTCTTTATATCTGCGGACACATTCAGACACTGAACCACACACACCTCGGTGTACCCAAACGGAGTGTTACCGGCAGCCAGAAGAGAATGTTTCTCTGCCCAGGAAGACAGGAACTTTCCAGGAACCGATGGAGAACTACATTCCCCATCAGCCAGAGCCTCTCACAGTTTCTCCAGAGATACCTGGGATTTTGTACCAGGACATATCAAACTCTGTACCATCTTCTCACTACAGCCACTGTGCAACAAACAGCCAGGTACACGTAAGCCATGGATGCTACAGTCACCACTGGGAGGAGCAAAGCAGTGATTACTACAGTGGAGGATCTGGATATCAACATGGGACAAGGGTCACCTGCCATCAGAATCATATGGACACTTATGCAGACTCTGCTAACCCATCTTTGGCTTGGCAGCTGGGTTACCTTCAATATCATGGATACCAGCAATCCCTGAGTATGCACTGA